From Armatimonadota bacterium, the proteins below share one genomic window:
- a CDS encoding calcineurin-like phosphoesterase family protein — protein MLRRDFLKGTAALAGSLPLANAILAAPPAEAQTVAKGRVTNKANGKGIAGVMVSNGLSTVKTDSEGRYEIPVGDDTTIFVIKPRGFALPLDSNNLPQHFYHHKPNGSPATRYEGVKPTGKLPESLDFELTPQKEPDRFKMILFGDPQPRNRQEIDFMSHDVIEQVVRDESAMEALFGLSLGDIMFDNLQFYEALNQSLATIGKPWYSTVGNHDLNYDSPDNDMSTETFRRVYGHNYYAFEYGPVFFVVLDNVFWDGSENGYHGEIPYAQLAWLKAVLKNVPKEKLLVLAMHIPIWSTDNREELFRIIEDRPYTLSFSAHTHYQRHDFLGENDGWRGETPHHHLNHATVCGCWWGGTPDERGIPHATMSDGAPNGYSIVEFDKTKYKVVFRPASRPTHEQMAIYLPEEISLGSSADAKLLVNVFAGSQDRSKVEASFNGGQWIPVPNAPGKDPYIQRLKELEGQDPKPLGRPIAGPEETPHMWQTPLPSNLKKGLNTVDVRTIDMFGHTFVERRTFRVV, from the coding sequence ATGCTCAGGCGCGACTTTTTGAAAGGGACGGCCGCTCTTGCCGGATCCCTCCCGTTGGCAAATGCGATCTTGGCGGCCCCCCCGGCCGAGGCGCAAACCGTTGCGAAGGGGCGCGTGACCAACAAAGCGAACGGCAAAGGGATCGCCGGGGTCATGGTGAGCAACGGGCTCAGCACCGTCAAAACCGACTCTGAGGGCCGATATGAAATCCCAGTTGGGGACGACACCACTATTTTCGTCATCAAACCCCGAGGATTCGCCCTGCCCCTGGATAGCAACAACCTGCCCCAGCACTTTTACCACCACAAGCCGAACGGGTCGCCTGCCACGCGGTACGAAGGGGTTAAGCCCACGGGGAAACTACCGGAGAGCCTCGACTTCGAACTCACACCGCAAAAAGAGCCAGACCGGTTCAAGATGATTTTGTTTGGGGATCCGCAGCCCCGCAACCGGCAAGAGATCGACTTCATGTCCCACGACGTGATTGAGCAGGTCGTCCGGGATGAATCGGCGATGGAAGCCTTGTTCGGCCTCAGTTTGGGAGACATCATGTTCGACAACCTGCAGTTTTACGAGGCCTTGAATCAATCGCTGGCCACCATCGGAAAGCCTTGGTACAGCACGGTTGGCAACCACGATTTGAACTACGATTCTCCGGACAACGACATGAGCACGGAGACGTTCCGCCGTGTGTATGGCCACAACTATTACGCCTTTGAATATGGACCGGTTTTCTTTGTGGTTTTGGACAACGTGTTCTGGGATGGATCCGAAAACGGTTACCACGGCGAGATCCCCTATGCGCAATTAGCCTGGCTGAAGGCCGTGCTGAAGAACGTGCCCAAGGAAAAGCTCCTTGTCCTAGCGATGCACATCCCGATCTGGAGCACCGACAACCGCGAAGAGCTATTCCGGATCATCGAAGACCGGCCATACACCCTTTCGTTCAGCGCGCACACCCATTACCAACGTCATGACTTTTTGGGCGAGAACGATGGTTGGCGAGGCGAGACCCCCCACCACCATTTGAACCACGCCACGGTCTGCGGCTGCTGGTGGGGCGGCACGCCCGATGAGCGGGGCATCCCCCATGCAACCATGTCCGATGGTGCCCCCAACGGGTACAGCATCGTCGAATTTGACAAGACCAAGTACAAAGTAGTTTTCCGCCCCGCCTCCCGGCCCACCCACGAGCAAATGGCCATCTATCTGCCCGAAGAAATCAGCCTGGGTTCAAGTGCCGATGCCAAGCTCCTGGTCAACGTCTTCGCCGGTTCCCAGGACAGATCCAAGGTGGAGGCCAGCTTTAATGGCGGCCAGTGGATCCCGGTTCCGAATGCTCCGGGCAAGGATCCTTACATCCAACGATTGAAAGAGTTGGAAGGCCAAGACCCCAAGCCTTTGGGGAGGCCGATCGCCGGACCGGAAGAAACGCCGCACATGTGGCAAACGCCGTTGCCTAGCAACTTGAAAAAGGGCCTCAACACCGTGGATGTCCGCACCATTGATATGTTCGGCCACACATTTGTCGAGCGGCGGACATTCCGGGTCGTTTGA
- a CDS encoding DMT family protein has product MPKKFFATVALLAVANVFMNLAWYGHLKFKDKPMAIFILASWGIALVEYCFQVPANRMGAEVMSVTQLKVTQELLSISTFALFAVFMFKEKPTMNHLISFLLLVGAAYFAAKK; this is encoded by the coding sequence ATGCCCAAAAAATTCTTCGCCACGGTGGCGCTGCTTGCGGTGGCCAATGTGTTCATGAACTTAGCCTGGTACGGCCACCTCAAGTTCAAAGATAAACCGATGGCCATTTTCATTTTGGCGAGTTGGGGCATTGCGCTTGTCGAATACTGTTTCCAAGTCCCGGCCAACCGGATGGGTGCTGAGGTCATGTCGGTGACCCAACTCAAAGTAACGCAGGAACTGCTCAGCATCAGCACGTTTGCCCTTTTCGCCGTTTTCATGTTCAAGGAGAAGCCGACAATGAACCATCTGATTTCATTCCTTTTGCTTGTCGGGGCAGCCTACTTTGCAGCAAAAAAATAG
- a CDS encoding amidohydrolase family protein, producing the protein MLITAMLALSAGLTAGQEGVIVYTNARIYVSPGQVVEKGSLLVQGGRIAEVGKSVKAPAGAKTEDLSGMTVYPAFIHPGTATNVAGVSPAPSTGGFGQQLSVSELQAQQAKRDKDPFNREANFLLAKSVATAEKFESDSLQSLAEYGYGLARIQATGGLIGARGAIAKTGTKSVAGATDDSLVSFSLAGRGFGGGGYPTSTMGVIYVIRQTLIDAQEYGGGDDIGLTRLKPVLEGKQYALFDDLTETSYFQAQRIANEFNLSPVYGFRSDSGAVKDLLKSSGAPVLLQGRIPVPPRIGDNLDSVSLAGVRQYFNEVQAGAELEKAGISFAYSPATASNPFEGLRTYVRGGLSRKAALASVTTEPARILGISDSYGTLEKGKVASFTVVQGDILDSSSQVMQTVIEGKAAEFKKPEPKDPKSLKPDEPFKLPAPNHAFFPAPAETTAAYRLYKNATVWTEGPRGTIPNCDVLVKDGKLVQVGPNLSAPNGCQVVDATGKHISPGIWDCHSHTAILGSVNESTNMITAECRIRDCMNQTDTAIYQQLSGGTVGANQLHGSANAIGGQNNVVKWRWGLRPDDYHVQGSPEGVKFALGQNPINEDDGSPRSAVVGTTLLTFRPRTRMGVEEAIRRALQLGKEYNQAWEDFNSGKTTVKPHRDLQLEALGEIASGQRWIHSHGYRQDELLMLIRIGKQFGTHLATLQHVLEGYKIADEMAAANVGGSTFSDWWGFKLESYDAIPYNAALMAQRGVVVSVNSDSNNHARRLNIEAAKSMRYGGVDAETALSFVTINPAKQLGIDKWTGSLEAGKDADFVVWSHEPTSIYAVALETYVDGVKRFDRANDAKQRAEREQELLAAKKILESNTPSNPFTTGGGAQANTANEDMSPTTATFGLADISGEPGTVRYPRGATLIQNATIHPMTGESFTGDILIGADGKIASTGKGLSPKGAEVVDGTGKHVYPGLIDPSTGLGMAEIGQVPASDDSSERGDFHPDYRAERTINAEWDTLGVARQQGILTVVVKPSGGGIPGQAALINTEGYTWEDLTIQGGVALMYSVGRGGGRFGDMHEALSNLCRCDDGLDGHDHDFELATQLDLEFRAGQGAPGQGRGQGQGQNQTPPPGMDALTQRINDARDYAKKRAEATPEKPVARDQRQEAMLEVAEGRLPVMISANTADDIKSAVKWAEDNHVRILLYGCTGAGEIADWLAAKKVPVILASVFGIPRADQPLDYYYGMPARLAKAGVKFALTMNENQDTRQLRDIAGWSAAYGLNREDAARSITLWPAQILGIDSRVGALKPGMEGTVILADGEITEISTKVERAWIQGREVSLTNRQTRLYEKYGNRPGQTRNERP; encoded by the coding sequence ATGCTCATCACCGCGATGCTCGCCCTTTCTGCGGGCTTGACCGCCGGGCAAGAAGGTGTCATCGTTTACACCAATGCCCGAATCTATGTCTCACCCGGGCAGGTTGTCGAAAAGGGCAGCCTCCTTGTCCAAGGAGGGCGGATCGCCGAGGTCGGCAAATCCGTCAAGGCCCCCGCGGGTGCCAAAACCGAAGACCTTTCAGGGATGACCGTTTACCCGGCATTCATCCACCCGGGCACGGCAACAAATGTCGCCGGGGTTTCGCCCGCCCCTTCCACCGGTGGGTTCGGCCAGCAACTCTCCGTGTCGGAACTCCAAGCCCAGCAGGCCAAACGCGATAAAGACCCATTTAACCGGGAGGCCAATTTCTTGCTGGCCAAGTCGGTCGCCACTGCCGAAAAATTTGAATCGGACAGCCTTCAATCTTTGGCCGAGTATGGCTACGGCTTGGCCCGGATCCAGGCCACTGGGGGGCTGATCGGCGCGCGCGGTGCCATCGCTAAAACGGGAACCAAATCCGTGGCCGGCGCGACGGACGATTCGCTGGTTTCATTCAGCCTTGCCGGGCGTGGTTTTGGCGGAGGTGGATACCCAACCAGCACGATGGGCGTGATCTATGTCATCCGGCAGACTTTGATCGATGCCCAAGAATACGGCGGAGGAGACGATATCGGCCTGACAAGGCTCAAGCCGGTTTTGGAAGGCAAGCAATATGCCCTGTTCGACGACTTGACCGAAACCAGCTACTTCCAAGCCCAGCGCATCGCAAATGAATTCAACCTGAGCCCCGTCTATGGGTTCCGGTCGGATTCCGGCGCCGTCAAAGACCTCCTGAAATCTTCCGGCGCGCCAGTCTTGTTGCAGGGCCGGATCCCAGTCCCCCCTCGGATCGGGGACAACCTTGATTCGGTCAGCCTTGCCGGAGTCCGGCAGTACTTCAACGAAGTGCAGGCAGGGGCCGAGTTGGAAAAGGCGGGAATCTCCTTCGCCTATTCGCCCGCAACGGCTTCCAATCCGTTCGAAGGGTTGCGCACCTATGTCCGGGGAGGGCTCAGTCGCAAAGCGGCCCTCGCCTCAGTCACCACCGAGCCGGCAAGGATCCTGGGCATCTCGGATAGCTACGGGACTCTGGAAAAAGGCAAGGTCGCCAGCTTCACCGTTGTGCAAGGCGACATCCTGGACTCGTCGAGCCAAGTCATGCAGACGGTCATTGAAGGGAAGGCTGCCGAATTCAAAAAGCCAGAGCCCAAAGATCCGAAATCCTTGAAGCCGGATGAGCCGTTCAAGTTGCCGGCTCCCAACCACGCCTTTTTCCCTGCTCCCGCCGAAACAACGGCGGCCTACCGGCTCTACAAAAATGCCACAGTCTGGACCGAGGGTCCGAGGGGGACGATCCCCAATTGCGACGTGTTGGTCAAAGACGGAAAGCTCGTCCAAGTCGGGCCAAACCTCAGCGCCCCGAACGGTTGCCAGGTGGTCGATGCGACAGGCAAACACATTTCACCCGGTATTTGGGATTGCCACAGCCACACCGCCATCCTCGGTTCGGTCAATGAGTCCACAAACATGATCACGGCCGAATGCCGGATCCGCGACTGCATGAACCAAACCGATACCGCGATCTACCAGCAGCTTTCCGGCGGGACGGTCGGGGCAAACCAGCTCCATGGTTCAGCCAATGCCATCGGCGGCCAAAACAACGTCGTCAAATGGCGGTGGGGTTTGCGGCCGGACGACTACCACGTCCAGGGCTCGCCTGAGGGGGTCAAGTTCGCCCTCGGACAAAATCCGATCAACGAAGATGACGGTTCCCCGCGCAGTGCGGTGGTTGGAACCACTCTCCTGACGTTCCGCCCTCGGACGAGGATGGGGGTTGAAGAAGCCATCCGCAGGGCCTTGCAACTTGGCAAAGAATACAACCAGGCGTGGGAGGATTTCAATTCGGGGAAAACCACGGTCAAACCCCACCGCGACCTCCAGTTAGAGGCCCTGGGTGAAATCGCCAGCGGCCAACGGTGGATCCACAGCCACGGGTACCGCCAAGATGAACTCCTCATGCTCATCCGGATCGGCAAGCAGTTTGGGACGCATCTGGCAACCCTGCAACACGTGCTAGAAGGGTACAAAATCGCCGACGAAATGGCCGCCGCCAACGTGGGAGGCTCGACCTTTTCAGATTGGTGGGGATTCAAGCTTGAATCTTATGACGCCATCCCCTACAACGCCGCCCTCATGGCCCAGCGGGGAGTTGTTGTTTCGGTCAACAGCGACAGCAACAACCATGCCCGACGCCTGAACATCGAAGCCGCCAAGTCGATGCGGTACGGCGGGGTCGATGCCGAAACGGCCCTCAGCTTTGTCACCATCAACCCAGCCAAACAGCTGGGGATCGACAAGTGGACGGGAAGTTTAGAAGCCGGCAAAGATGCGGATTTCGTCGTCTGGAGCCACGAACCGACGAGCATCTACGCCGTCGCCCTGGAAACCTATGTCGACGGGGTCAAGAGGTTCGACCGGGCGAATGATGCCAAACAGCGGGCCGAACGGGAACAGGAACTGCTGGCGGCCAAAAAGATCTTGGAATCCAACACGCCCTCTAACCCGTTCACAACGGGCGGAGGAGCCCAAGCCAACACTGCCAACGAAGACATGAGTCCGACCACGGCGACGTTTGGATTGGCCGACATCTCTGGCGAACCGGGAACCGTGCGGTACCCGCGTGGGGCGACCCTAATCCAAAACGCCACCATCCACCCCATGACCGGCGAGTCGTTCACCGGGGACATCCTGATTGGGGCCGATGGGAAGATCGCGTCGACCGGCAAGGGGCTCAGCCCCAAAGGCGCCGAGGTCGTCGATGGGACCGGAAAACACGTCTACCCCGGCCTGATCGACCCGTCAACCGGGCTCGGCATGGCCGAAATCGGGCAGGTTCCAGCCAGTGACGACAGCAGCGAACGGGGCGACTTCCATCCCGACTATCGGGCAGAACGCACCATCAATGCCGAATGGGACACGCTCGGCGTTGCCCGCCAACAAGGCATCCTCACCGTCGTCGTCAAACCGAGTGGGGGAGGGATACCGGGGCAGGCCGCGCTCATCAACACCGAAGGCTATACCTGGGAGGACCTCACCATCCAGGGTGGTGTCGCGTTGATGTATTCCGTCGGGCGGGGAGGTGGCCGGTTTGGCGATATGCACGAAGCTCTCTCCAACCTTTGCCGGTGCGACGATGGGCTGGATGGCCATGACCACGACTTTGAGCTCGCAACCCAACTTGACCTGGAATTCCGCGCCGGACAGGGTGCTCCGGGGCAAGGAAGGGGGCAAGGCCAAGGCCAGAATCAAACCCCGCCCCCGGGGATGGATGCCCTGACCCAAAGGATCAACGACGCCCGCGACTATGCCAAAAAGCGGGCCGAAGCAACGCCAGAGAAACCGGTGGCCCGGGATCAACGGCAAGAGGCCATGCTCGAAGTCGCCGAAGGGCGGCTCCCCGTCATGATCTCGGCTAACACGGCCGACGACATCAAATCGGCGGTGAAATGGGCGGAGGACAACCATGTCCGCATCCTTCTCTATGGGTGCACCGGCGCCGGCGAGATTGCCGATTGGCTTGCCGCCAAAAAAGTGCCGGTCATCCTCGCTTCGGTGTTTGGAATCCCCAGGGCCGACCAGCCCCTCGACTACTACTACGGCATGCCCGCACGGCTTGCCAAAGCCGGGGTCAAGTTTGCTCTTACCATGAATGAGAATCAGGACACCCGGCAACTCCGGGACATCGCCGGGTGGTCGGCCGCTTATGGCCTGAACCGGGAAGACGCTGCCCGTTCCATCACGCTTTGGCCTGCCCAAATCCTGGGCATCGACAGCCGCGTCGGGGCCCTCAAACCCGGGATGGAAGGGACGGTCATCCTGGCCGACGGGGAGATCACCGAAATCAGCACCAAGGTCGAACGGGCCTGGATCCAGGGCCGGGAAGTCTCTCTGACCAACCGCCAAACCCGGCTGTACGAAAAGTATGGCAACCGCCCTGGACAAACCCGAAACGAGCGGCCCTAA
- a CDS encoding DUF695 domain-containing protein, which produces MRTRHVFYQRVDGDSVMLIIAAESADFPLKSHGYIVQAVFPFKQNERGWSDPEEGDRVNELEDKVIQKLEMLGMVYAGRVKIPGVVFSSFYSPEPGPASVSVSTSLLRKIEVELTSTPDPEWGYYKKFFVPTKLESYIGQCAQLHNQLRKNGDVFSIPREVDFACIMRKWDNVGPFLAEAATMGFVCPTPPEKSGSKGEYWCVFVRTTSIEPEVVCQLSLDLKEVAEKYGGEFDGWASPVMKA; this is translated from the coding sequence ATGCGAACCAGGCATGTCTTTTATCAGAGGGTTGATGGCGATAGTGTCATGCTGATCATTGCCGCCGAGTCGGCAGATTTTCCATTGAAATCCCATGGTTATATTGTCCAGGCGGTCTTCCCATTCAAGCAGAATGAAAGGGGTTGGTCGGATCCCGAAGAAGGGGATCGGGTCAACGAGTTAGAAGACAAAGTCATCCAAAAGCTGGAAATGCTCGGGATGGTCTACGCCGGCCGAGTCAAAATCCCGGGCGTCGTCTTCTCCTCGTTTTACTCGCCAGAACCGGGGCCCGCCTCCGTCTCGGTCAGCACGAGTCTCCTGCGCAAAATCGAAGTCGAGTTGACGAGCACGCCCGATCCGGAGTGGGGCTATTACAAGAAATTTTTTGTCCCCACCAAATTGGAAAGTTACATAGGCCAATGTGCGCAACTCCATAACCAACTGCGCAAGAACGGCGACGTCTTTTCGATTCCGCGCGAAGTCGATTTCGCCTGCATCATGCGCAAGTGGGATAATGTCGGCCCCTTTTTGGCTGAAGCCGCAACGATGGGTTTTGTTTGCCCGACCCCACCGGAAAAATCTGGCAGCAAGGGTGAGTATTGGTGCGTCTTTGTGCGGACGACATCGATCGAGCCGGAAGTGGTTTGCCAGCTTAGCCTGGACCTGAAGGAAGTTGCCGAAAAATACGGCGGCGAGTTCGATGGCTGGGCGAGTCCGGTGATGAAGGCCTGA
- a CDS encoding helix-turn-helix transcriptional regulator, translating to MTHDHLSATFSALADPTRRAILARLTTGECTVNELAAPFDITLPAITKHLKVLEGAGLIERSRQAQYRPCRLNPEPLQAANQYIETYRRFWEESFDRLDAYLKELQGQENRDEDIE from the coding sequence ATGACACACGACCACCTCTCCGCCACCTTCTCCGCCCTTGCCGACCCGACTCGGCGGGCGATCCTGGCGCGCCTCACCACAGGCGAGTGCACGGTGAACGAGTTGGCGGCCCCCTTCGACATCACGCTCCCGGCCATCACCAAGCACCTCAAGGTGCTGGAGGGCGCGGGGCTGATCGAGCGGTCGCGGCAGGCGCAATACCGGCCGTGCCGGCTCAACCCGGAGCCCTTGCAAGCGGCCAACCAATACATCGAGACGTACCGGCGGTTTTGGGAGGAATCTTTCGACCGCCTAGACGCCTACCTCAAGGAATTGCAAGGGCAGGAAAACAGAGACGAGGACATTGAATGA
- a CDS encoding SRPBCC domain-containing protein — MTRTNKLEITLPNDTEIHLERRFDFPAALVYQAFADHENHKHWLGCGLGTVLESTGKPEVGAPWHFRMDMGEMGQFHCFGQCLEAIPHEKFVRTFIYDVPVIRENAAVESATFTEEDGKTVFRVVVRHLNKENRDGHLNSGMERGASASYDALEDYLRGHGQ; from the coding sequence ATGACAAGGACCAACAAGTTAGAAATCACCCTACCGAACGATACCGAGATCCATTTGGAGCGCCGGTTCGACTTCCCCGCCGCCTTGGTCTACCAAGCCTTTGCCGACCACGAAAACCACAAGCATTGGCTGGGTTGCGGCCTTGGCACCGTATTGGAATCCACTGGCAAGCCCGAGGTCGGGGCGCCGTGGCATTTCCGCATGGATATGGGCGAAATGGGGCAGTTCCATTGTTTTGGCCAGTGCTTGGAGGCGATTCCTCACGAGAAGTTCGTGCGGACGTTCATCTACGATGTGCCGGTGATCCGGGAGAACGCCGCCGTCGAAAGCGCGACCTTTACGGAAGAGGACGGCAAAACTGTCTTCCGGGTCGTGGTGCGGCACTTGAACAAAGAAAACCGTGATGGCCACCTCAATTCCGGCATGGAACGCGGAGCCTCGGCCAGTTACGACGCGCTGGAAGATTATTTGAGGGGACACGGCCAGTGA
- a CDS encoding SRPBCC domain-containing protein, producing MTRDKVQIIREFAFPVKTVYQAFTDQSILKHWLAPDGFTCPDVVFDLQIGGRTHTRFRDADGNDSTSEGVFTQVVPNSFVAYDFEVRYLGYHLENLTTEITFEPTEAGTKVTVELYLANPDFAEGSQTGWNQSMDNLERLLGKNND from the coding sequence GTGACCCGTGACAAAGTTCAAATCATCCGGGAGTTCGCCTTCCCGGTCAAGACGGTTTACCAAGCCTTTACCGATCAATCCATCCTCAAACATTGGTTGGCACCAGATGGGTTCACGTGCCCCGATGTGGTGTTCGACCTCCAAATCGGGGGCCGCACCCACACCCGATTCCGCGATGCCGACGGGAATGACTCGACGAGTGAGGGTGTTTTCACCCAAGTCGTCCCGAACTCCTTTGTGGCCTATGATTTTGAGGTCCGTTACCTCGGCTACCATCTTGAAAACTTGACGACAGAAATCACCTTTGAACCGACAGAAGCCGGCACGAAAGTGACGGTGGAGCTCTACCTGGCAAACCCCGACTTTGCCGAAGGGAGCCAAACCGGTTGGAACCAATCCATGGATAACCTGGAACGACTGCTTGGAAAAAACAATGACTGA
- a CDS encoding SRPBCC domain-containing protein has protein sequence MTDLQPVFRIERTFASPRKTVWACFTEPDHMAKWFSPAGCHTVFLHSDLQPGGYNHVRMDSPEGTVWHGKYTFVEVDPMDKLVYVNSFADADGNLIHHPMAPTWPLKLLTTILFEDLGDKTRILLTWEPMDASAEEVATFAQGLESCHNGWTGTFDNLDGYLNSL, from the coding sequence ATGACTGACTTGCAACCCGTATTCCGAATCGAGCGCACCTTTGCCTCTCCCCGCAAAACCGTATGGGCATGCTTCACCGAGCCAGATCACATGGCCAAGTGGTTCAGCCCGGCCGGTTGCCACACGGTGTTTTTGCACAGCGACCTGCAACCCGGCGGCTACAACCACGTCCGCATGGATAGCCCAGAAGGCACGGTGTGGCACGGCAAATACACATTTGTGGAAGTCGACCCGATGGACAAGCTAGTTTATGTCAACTCGTTTGCCGATGCGGATGGCAACTTGATCCACCACCCGATGGCCCCGACTTGGCCGCTGAAGTTGCTCACCACCATCTTGTTTGAGGATTTGGGCGACAAGACCCGGATTTTGCTCACTTGGGAGCCGATGGATGCCTCTGCTGAAGAGGTGGCAACTTTTGCCCAGGGCCTGGAAAGCTGCCACAACGGTTGGACGGGGACGTTTGACAATCTCGATGGCTATCTGAATTCTCTTTGA
- a CDS encoding PEP-CTERM sorting domain-containing protein (PEP-CTERM proteins occur, often in large numbers, in the proteomes of bacteria that also encode an exosortase, a predicted intramembrane cysteine proteinase. The presence of a PEP-CTERM domain at a protein's C-terminus predicts cleavage within the sorting domain, followed by covalent anchoring to some some component of the (usually Gram-negative) cell surface. Many PEP-CTERM proteins exhibit an unusual sequence composition that includes large numbers of potential glycosylation sites. Expression of one such protein has been shown restore the ability of a bacterium to form floc, a type of biofilm.) gives MKTKALLLLIATVAVSVAQAAPTLFVTIKPILVANTDGSNLSPDLRYVQYANKIYAQADIQFNFLAPVVVNNTTLNNWDINNNSLFSLAGNGASTDPLTINAWFVDTVTGSSVYGFAQSIGARNMVMDTTNIAGYSALGRVDTFSHELGHCLGLAHTSVSNHLICSGGLRDIPQTLGDVAPDGQNLDLLTTSQIATVRSSQYAQAVPEPVSMVALVAGAAVLARRRRRSA, from the coding sequence ATGAAGACCAAGGCCCTCCTCCTGCTCATCGCCACGGTGGCGGTTTCTGTTGCCCAAGCGGCCCCGACCCTTTTTGTGACGATCAAGCCGATCCTGGTGGCCAACACCGACGGCTCCAACCTCTCGCCGGATCTGCGCTACGTCCAGTATGCGAACAAGATTTACGCCCAGGCCGACATCCAGTTCAACTTCCTGGCGCCGGTTGTTGTCAACAACACCACGTTGAACAACTGGGACATCAACAACAACTCGCTGTTCAGCTTGGCGGGCAACGGGGCCAGCACCGATCCGCTGACCATTAACGCCTGGTTTGTCGACACTGTAACCGGATCCAGCGTTTACGGGTTCGCCCAATCCATCGGCGCGCGCAACATGGTGATGGACACGACGAACATCGCCGGCTATTCGGCTTTGGGCCGCGTGGACACTTTCTCCCACGAGCTCGGCCACTGTCTGGGTTTGGCGCACACCAGCGTCAGCAACCACCTGATCTGCAGCGGCGGTCTCCGCGACATCCCGCAGACGTTGGGTGATGTTGCCCCCGATGGCCAGAACCTCGACTTGCTGACGACCTCGCAAATTGCCACGGTGCGAAGCAGCCAATATGCGCAGGCGGTTCCGGAACCGGTTTCTATGGTGGCTTTGGTTGCCGGCGCGGCCGTGCTCGCACGCCGCCGCCGCCGTTCGGCCTGA
- a CDS encoding redoxin domain-containing protein, producing the protein MIRHTLATAIIATAVVFGHALSQPSTLGEAPAFSLADSKGATISLSQFKGKYVVLEWWNYQCPIVRRHYDSGNMQSLQRQLTEKGVVWLSINSSAAGKQGNVDGPRADEVMKSEKGAVSHILLDHDGKVGRAYGAKTTPQMVLISPQGEVLYNGAIDNMPNASREETSKAENYVLRAYGEAVSGKEVSIKTTRPYGCSVKY; encoded by the coding sequence ATGATCAGACACACTCTTGCAACCGCGATCATCGCCACTGCCGTCGTTTTCGGCCACGCTCTTTCCCAGCCGTCCACGCTCGGGGAGGCCCCCGCCTTCTCCCTTGCCGATTCAAAAGGGGCAACCATTTCACTTAGCCAATTCAAGGGCAAATATGTTGTCCTTGAATGGTGGAACTACCAGTGCCCGATCGTCCGGCGGCATTACGATTCCGGAAACATGCAATCGCTGCAGCGTCAGCTGACGGAAAAAGGCGTCGTATGGCTTTCCATCAACTCGTCGGCCGCCGGCAAGCAGGGCAACGTGGATGGCCCACGGGCCGATGAGGTCATGAAGTCCGAAAAGGGCGCGGTCTCCCACATCCTCCTAGACCACGATGGCAAAGTCGGCCGGGCCTACGGGGCCAAAACCACACCGCAGATGGTTCTGATCTCCCCGCAAGGCGAAGTCCTCTACAATGGCGCGATCGACAACATGCCTAACGCTAGCCGGGAAGAAACTTCAAAGGCCGAGAACTACGTGCTCCGAGCCTATGGCGAAGCCGTTAGTGGCAAGGAAGTCTCTATCAAGACAACCCGGCCCTATGGCTGCAGCGTCAAATATTGA